The proteins below come from a single Crateriforma spongiae genomic window:
- the cobA gene encoding uroporphyrinogen-III C-methyltransferase — MALVGAGCGDPGLLTLRGRDALACCDVVLFDGLANADLLRHVRPSATQICVGKHGQSRIWSQNEINAEIVRHASAGLRVVRLKGGDPAVFARTGEEIQAVRSAGLRFTIVPGITAALAAGSYAGIPITHRGVASAVALVTGHEEPGKPQSALDWPALARFPGTLVIYMGVTTAKVWSESLIAGGKPADTPVAIVRRCSLADQQVIHCRLDEVADRLAPGQRIRPPVISIVGDVTRLAETMSWFDRRPLFGKRVLVTRPQSKNDTLVQRLSALGADVRHQPAIAVGALDDPTDLDQAIDQLERQDFLVFCSVHGVEFFLDRFYQQHDVRKLAGLRIAAVGRKTAQALRGHRIHADLVPNDYTGDALVDLLVDQKLSRGLVVRASRGNDAWVQRLCELGVNVSQVAAYRNEDVQDWPSSVCDDVHSGRIDWVTVTSSATARSVDRLLGHRWGKLKVAALSPVTADTLSQLGVRPDVVADPYTMDALADAIAHFETNVSAKMDAGSDQPSGESDERRN; from the coding sequence GTGGCCTTGGTTGGTGCCGGATGCGGTGACCCAGGGCTGCTGACGCTTCGTGGTCGCGATGCCCTGGCCTGCTGTGACGTCGTTTTGTTCGATGGTCTGGCCAATGCAGATCTTTTGCGTCATGTCCGTCCATCGGCCACCCAGATTTGTGTCGGCAAACACGGCCAATCGCGGATTTGGTCCCAGAATGAAATCAACGCTGAAATTGTCCGCCATGCTTCGGCGGGCCTGCGCGTCGTGCGGCTGAAGGGGGGCGATCCGGCGGTGTTCGCTCGAACCGGCGAGGAAATTCAGGCCGTGCGATCGGCGGGGCTGCGGTTCACGATCGTTCCAGGGATCACCGCCGCGTTGGCGGCCGGGTCCTACGCCGGCATTCCGATTACCCACCGCGGCGTCGCATCGGCGGTTGCCTTGGTCACGGGGCACGAAGAGCCCGGTAAGCCACAGTCCGCACTGGATTGGCCTGCCCTGGCCCGATTTCCGGGCACGTTGGTGATCTACATGGGCGTGACCACGGCAAAGGTCTGGTCCGAATCTCTGATTGCCGGGGGCAAGCCGGCCGATACGCCGGTGGCGATCGTACGGCGTTGCAGTCTGGCCGATCAGCAGGTGATTCATTGTCGCTTGGACGAAGTCGCCGACCGTCTGGCACCCGGGCAACGAATTCGCCCGCCTGTGATTTCGATCGTGGGCGATGTCACACGTCTGGCCGAAACGATGTCTTGGTTCGATCGTCGCCCTTTGTTCGGAAAACGCGTGCTGGTGACGCGGCCTCAAAGCAAAAACGACACGCTGGTTCAGCGGTTGTCGGCTTTGGGAGCCGATGTTCGTCACCAACCCGCGATCGCGGTCGGCGCGTTGGATGACCCGACGGACCTGGATCAGGCGATCGACCAGCTGGAACGACAAGATTTTCTGGTCTTCTGCAGCGTCCACGGGGTGGAGTTTTTTTTGGATCGGTTCTACCAGCAGCACGACGTTCGAAAGCTTGCGGGCCTACGGATTGCCGCGGTCGGAAGAAAAACGGCCCAGGCACTTCGCGGGCATCGAATCCATGCTGATCTGGTTCCCAACGATTACACCGGCGACGCGTTGGTGGACTTGTTGGTCGACCAGAAGCTGTCGCGTGGGCTGGTCGTCCGCGCCAGTCGTGGCAACGACGCATGGGTCCAACGGCTGTGCGAATTGGGTGTCAATGTGTCGCAGGTGGCTGCGTACCGCAACGAAGATGTGCAAGATTGGCCGTCGTCGGTGTGCGATGATGTCCATAGTGGTCGGATCGACTGGGTGACGGTCACCAGCAGCGCGACGGCGCGTTCGGTGGATCGATTGCTCGGCCACCGCTGGGGAAAACTTAAAGTGGCGGCTCTCAGCCCCGTGACGGCGGACACGTTGTCGCAGTTGGGGGTGCGCCCCGATGTGGTGGCCGATCCATACACGATGGACGCGCTTGCGGACGCAATCGCACACTTCGAAACCAACGTCTCGGCTAAAATGGACGCGGGGTCCGATCAACCATCAGGGGAATCCGATGAACGGCGAAACTAA
- a CDS encoding LL-diaminopimelate aminotransferase: MSTASSESVAADPYFQELFADRIGGNKYGKDTEIYKFEKIKRAKRKALADHPDRKLLDFGIGENDSMADSAVREVMRQEIDKTENRGYADNGVGEYKEAAARFMQRNFGVELDPASQINHCIGSKPAYAMLPAVFINPGDVTLMTVPGYPVAGTHTRYYGGDVFKLPLLPENGFLPDLDAVPDDIYRRAKLLVINYPNSPTGRTAPPEFFEKVVRLAKEKQFVVVHDAAHILLTFDGPPRSFLQTPGAMDVGVEVHSMSKGYDMIGWRMGFVAGHPRIVSAFADVKDNSDSGQFIATQKAAAAALDDDSIPQRIREKYRRRMEKLVAVLKDCGFECEMPGGTYFLYTKAPTGTESGETFAKAEDATRHLIEQFGIVTVPWDDAGSYLRFSVTYVAETEADEDTLMQETKRRLSDAALVF; this comes from the coding sequence ATGTCGACCGCTTCTTCCGAATCCGTTGCCGCCGACCCGTATTTCCAGGAACTCTTTGCCGATCGAATCGGCGGAAACAAGTACGGCAAAGACACCGAGATCTACAAGTTCGAAAAGATCAAACGTGCCAAGCGAAAAGCCCTGGCGGACCATCCCGACCGAAAGTTGCTGGATTTTGGGATCGGCGAAAACGACTCGATGGCCGATTCGGCGGTCCGCGAGGTCATGCGTCAGGAGATCGACAAAACGGAAAACCGTGGCTATGCCGACAACGGTGTCGGCGAATACAAGGAAGCCGCGGCGCGGTTCATGCAACGCAACTTTGGTGTCGAACTTGATCCGGCCAGCCAGATCAATCACTGCATCGGCAGCAAGCCCGCGTATGCGATGTTGCCAGCGGTTTTCATCAACCCCGGCGATGTGACGCTGATGACCGTCCCCGGGTATCCGGTCGCCGGGACCCACACCCGGTACTACGGCGGCGATGTCTTCAAGCTGCCGCTGTTGCCCGAAAACGGATTCCTGCCAGATTTGGACGCGGTGCCCGATGACATCTATCGTCGGGCCAAACTGTTGGTGATCAACTATCCCAATTCACCGACCGGGCGAACCGCGCCGCCGGAGTTTTTCGAGAAAGTGGTTCGTCTGGCCAAAGAGAAGCAGTTTGTCGTCGTCCACGATGCCGCCCACATCTTGTTGACCTTTGACGGCCCGCCCCGCAGTTTTCTGCAGACTCCCGGGGCGATGGACGTCGGCGTCGAAGTTCATTCGATGAGCAAAGGATACGACATGATCGGTTGGCGGATGGGATTCGTCGCCGGGCACCCGCGAATCGTTTCCGCTTTCGCCGATGTCAAAGACAACAGCGACAGCGGTCAATTCATCGCCACCCAAAAAGCGGCCGCCGCGGCACTGGACGACGATTCAATCCCCCAGCGGATTCGCGAAAAGTATCGCCGCCGGATGGAAAAGTTGGTTGCCGTGCTGAAGGACTGTGGCTTCGAATGCGAAATGCCCGGCGGAACCTATTTCCTGTACACCAAGGCGCCCACCGGAACGGAATCAGGCGAAACCTTTGCCAAGGCCGAAGACGCCACACGACACCTGATCGAACAGTTCGGGATCGTCACCGTGCCTTGGGACGACGCGGGCAGCTATCTGAGATTCAGCGTGACCTACGTCGCGGAGACGGAAGCCGACGAAGATACATTGATGCAGGAAACCAAGCGACGGCTGAGCGACGCGGCGTTGGTCTTCTGA
- a CDS encoding carboxymuconolactone decarboxylase family protein encodes MIPKRYKQMHQDHPEFMRAYESLGKAAREAGPLSDREVALVKLAISLGAGLEGAAHSHCRKALEAGCRPDDLRHVAMLSAPTIGFPTMMRAKSWVEDVLAKHESLSASDGDSPTSTS; translated from the coding sequence ATGATTCCCAAACGCTATAAGCAGATGCACCAGGACCATCCCGAGTTCATGCGTGCCTACGAATCGTTGGGCAAAGCCGCGCGGGAAGCCGGACCGCTTTCGGATCGCGAAGTCGCTTTGGTCAAGCTGGCCATTTCTTTGGGGGCCGGATTGGAAGGCGCCGCGCATTCCCATTGTCGAAAGGCGCTGGAAGCGGGATGCCGCCCGGATGATCTTCGGCATGTCGCGATGCTGTCCGCACCGACGATCGGTTTTCCCACCATGATGCGTGCCAAGTCTTGGGTCGAAGACGTCTTGGCAAAACACGAATCGCTGTCCGCGAGCGATGGCGATTCACCCACGTCCACCTCCTAG
- a CDS encoding Lpg1974 family pore-forming outer membrane protein: protein MNMKFFARILPALAVFGLGSLACSANHPAAPSDWQTFLANSRSGCGCNTGPSVMTYGPNYSQPSPYVTSPHVVSPGPGCSTGDSSIGAYGGSITATPGMISGGASAGVGPTVTGSAMAGSVMTGSGACGSAGVGVGGPYGGGVYGGGYGGSIIAGNAYPTGGYGYGAACAPAPQPIYRPRFSLSGFYGGFEFLWLRAHFDQNVAMIIDPPVGNRLVPFDYSYDFSPRVWLGWENCRGNGFRATYFRYEDEADIEQFTAAAGQVPVYVEVYGAGGNLARNAYADAIGETLTSSHRLELQSLDLEATHLFEWCAMRARMGFGLRLAEMEQNLHARVYLPDGTLEEIVTNDLSFRGVGPTVSMMFTQPLWKSRFSLYGNLRGSLLMAETEQYIYEMKGAYTTELVDIAEQREILTNLEMGLGIQFGQSIGRRAGMFVRAGYETQVWFDAGGPVDSHSTIGLDGITLGAGLSF, encoded by the coding sequence ATGAACATGAAGTTCTTTGCCAGGATCCTGCCGGCACTGGCCGTCTTTGGCCTCGGTAGCCTGGCTTGCAGCGCGAACCATCCCGCCGCGCCCTCGGACTGGCAAACCTTTCTTGCCAACAGTCGCTCCGGATGCGGATGCAACACCGGGCCGTCGGTGATGACCTACGGCCCAAACTATTCCCAGCCATCACCCTACGTCACGTCACCACACGTGGTGTCGCCGGGGCCAGGCTGTTCGACCGGCGATTCGTCGATCGGTGCCTATGGTGGCAGCATCACCGCCACGCCGGGCATGATCAGCGGCGGCGCGTCGGCCGGCGTCGGCCCCACGGTGACCGGATCTGCCATGGCCGGAAGCGTCATGACCGGGTCTGGGGCGTGCGGATCGGCCGGAGTCGGCGTCGGCGGACCATACGGTGGCGGTGTCTATGGCGGCGGGTATGGCGGTTCCATCATCGCGGGCAACGCATATCCGACCGGCGGTTATGGTTACGGAGCCGCGTGCGCCCCGGCCCCCCAACCGATTTATCGCCCGCGGTTTTCGCTGTCCGGCTTTTACGGCGGCTTTGAATTTTTGTGGCTTCGCGCCCACTTCGACCAAAACGTGGCAATGATCATCGACCCGCCGGTGGGCAACCGCCTGGTCCCGTTTGATTACAGCTATGACTTTTCACCCCGCGTCTGGCTCGGATGGGAAAACTGCCGCGGCAATGGATTTCGCGCCACGTATTTCCGCTACGAGGACGAAGCAGACATCGAGCAATTCACCGCCGCCGCCGGACAGGTTCCAGTTTACGTGGAAGTCTATGGTGCCGGCGGCAACTTGGCCCGCAACGCCTACGCCGACGCGATCGGCGAAACGTTGACGTCGTCACACCGCTTGGAACTGCAGTCGTTGGACTTGGAAGCGACACACCTGTTTGAATGGTGTGCGATGCGTGCACGCATGGGCTTCGGTTTGCGATTGGCGGAGATGGAACAAAACCTTCACGCCCGCGTTTACCTGCCCGATGGCACGCTGGAAGAAATCGTCACCAACGATTTGTCGTTCCGCGGCGTCGGACCGACCGTTTCGATGATGTTCACACAACCGTTGTGGAAGTCACGATTCTCGCTTTACGGCAACTTGCGTGGTTCGCTGCTAATGGCAGAAACCGAGCAGTACATCTACGAGATGAAAGGCGCTTACACGACCGAGTTGGTCGACATCGCCGAACAACGCGAAATCCTGACGAACTTGGAAATGGGCCTCGGCATCCAGTTCGGCCAATCGATTGGTCGCCGTGCAGGCATGTTCGTGCGTGCCGGGTATGAAACCCAAGTGTGGTTCGACGCTGGCGGACCGGTTGATTCGCACAGCACCATCGGATTGGACGGCATCACGCTGGGCGCCGGACTTAGCTTCTGA
- a CDS encoding group I truncated hemoglobin — MNGETNQQLFERIGGPDQMKAIVDDMYARVLTDPELAHFFADTSMERLKKMQFQFLASAFDGPVEYTGAELTKVHAGRGIMAYHFAKFCGHFADAMEAHGIEKVDIDLALARLAIYKDRVTGDTNVDG, encoded by the coding sequence ATGAACGGCGAAACTAACCAACAACTGTTTGAACGGATCGGTGGCCCCGATCAGATGAAGGCGATCGTCGACGACATGTACGCTCGTGTGTTGACCGATCCGGAACTGGCGCATTTTTTTGCCGACACGTCGATGGAGCGGTTGAAGAAGATGCAGTTTCAGTTCTTGGCGTCCGCGTTCGACGGACCGGTCGAATACACCGGCGCCGAATTGACCAAGGTGCACGCCGGTCGCGGCATCATGGCTTATCACTTTGCCAAGTTTTGCGGCCACTTTGCCGATGCGATGGAAGCCCACGGGATTGAAAAGGTCGATATCGATCTGGCGCTTGCTCGTTTGGCGATCTACAAGGACCGAGTCACCGGCGACACCAACGTGGACGGCTGA
- the rpsT gene encoding 30S ribosomal protein S20: MPNTASAKKRLRQNETRRLRNRAARSTVRTSIRKVREAVKAGNGDDAQTAYRVAQKQLDQAAAKNLIHRNAAARTKARLNKLVKTVTAA; encoded by the coding sequence ATGCCAAATACCGCCAGCGCCAAGAAACGACTTCGTCAAAACGAGACCCGCCGTCTGCGAAACCGTGCGGCTCGCAGCACCGTGCGTACCTCGATCCGTAAAGTCCGCGAAGCGGTCAAGGCGGGCAACGGTGATGACGCGCAAACCGCCTACCGCGTTGCACAGAAGCAACTGGATCAGGCAGCCGCCAAGAATTTGATCCATCGCAACGCTGCGGCACGCACCAAGGCACGCCTGAACAAATTGGTGAAAACCGTCACCGCCGCCTAA
- a CDS encoding molybdopterin-binding protein, translating to MGAVLCGGRSSRLGTDKFALRHPSGPTLLQHACRRLAALTSSVAVVGGGDADPDFLALPDAADDQGPVAGIVAALRWAKSQNAAGCLVTPVDMPSLMVADLAALLGLWKRNASQPACLVHADDGRVQPLVGVYPIAVLDQLQALLHTPHRSLSRWLNRHPFDSLVLSADRMVNINRPQDWQAFLQSFRSSMNANLRFQTPGQAIDAVADRLSVVSVDQTVDDVCGRVLASDVTADRDSPAADVSAMDGYALREEDRKQGVALEISGHAMPGSPPPRIAPRCVVKIFTGAVVPDEADLVIRREDVIESEHSIVLADAAMACPAGANIRRAGENVPCGGPVLSRGQLIRSPQRAALENVGVDRPPVYRRVRVTVITTGDELVNASQSPLKPWQIRNSNQAALVAALRPHRWIDLANPLHAIDDPETLRQTVDQAIHDSDAVLLTGGVSAGDHDYVPAIVRQLGADVVFHKLPIRPGKPILAAVSEQGKLIVGLPGNPVSATMGCRRFVQPWLSKMAGIADWTPSPPSVHLQSPGTKTLPLHWMRGVRLIAPGLAVPVVGRGSGDLVALGQTDGFVELPPDASGEGPWPFFGWA from the coding sequence GTGGGTGCCGTGCTTTGTGGTGGGCGGTCGTCGCGTTTGGGGACGGATAAGTTTGCCCTGCGTCATCCCAGTGGGCCCACGCTGTTGCAACACGCTTGCCGGCGGCTGGCGGCGTTGACTTCATCGGTCGCCGTCGTTGGTGGTGGCGACGCTGATCCCGATTTCCTGGCTTTGCCCGATGCTGCTGATGATCAAGGTCCGGTCGCGGGCATCGTCGCGGCGCTTCGCTGGGCCAAGTCGCAAAACGCCGCAGGTTGTCTCGTCACTCCGGTGGACATGCCCAGTTTGATGGTCGCCGATCTGGCCGCATTGTTGGGCCTTTGGAAACGAAACGCATCACAGCCGGCGTGTCTCGTTCATGCCGACGACGGACGGGTACAACCGCTGGTCGGTGTTTATCCGATCGCTGTTTTGGACCAGTTGCAGGCTTTGCTTCACACGCCACACCGTAGTCTGTCTCGCTGGCTGAACCGGCATCCTTTCGATTCGCTGGTGCTGTCCGCCGATCGAATGGTCAACATCAACCGGCCACAGGACTGGCAAGCTTTTCTTCAATCCTTCCGATCTAGCATGAACGCAAACCTCCGCTTTCAAACACCCGGCCAAGCCATTGATGCTGTTGCCGATCGCTTGTCGGTCGTTTCGGTGGATCAAACCGTCGATGACGTTTGCGGTCGTGTGTTGGCGTCCGACGTGACGGCCGATCGCGACAGCCCGGCGGCCGATGTGTCCGCGATGGATGGCTACGCCCTTCGCGAAGAAGATCGAAAACAAGGCGTTGCACTGGAGATTTCAGGTCACGCGATGCCCGGAAGTCCGCCGCCCCGCATCGCGCCCAGGTGCGTGGTAAAGATCTTCACTGGTGCGGTGGTACCCGACGAAGCGGATTTGGTCATTCGCCGCGAAGATGTGATCGAATCCGAGCATTCAATCGTGCTGGCGGATGCGGCGATGGCGTGCCCCGCGGGAGCAAACATTCGACGCGCCGGTGAAAACGTTCCTTGTGGTGGACCTGTGTTGTCCCGCGGCCAGTTGATTCGGTCGCCACAGCGGGCCGCCTTGGAAAATGTTGGCGTCGATCGCCCGCCGGTCTATCGTCGTGTCCGTGTCACCGTGATCACCACGGGTGACGAATTGGTCAATGCATCCCAATCGCCGCTGAAACCATGGCAGATTCGCAACAGCAACCAAGCGGCATTGGTTGCAGCGCTTCGGCCACACCGGTGGATCGATTTGGCAAACCCCCTTCACGCGATCGACGATCCTGAAACGCTTCGCCAAACCGTTGATCAAGCGATCCATGACAGCGACGCGGTCTTATTGACCGGCGGTGTTTCGGCCGGCGATCACGATTACGTTCCCGCGATCGTTCGCCAACTTGGCGCAGACGTGGTCTTTCACAAATTGCCCATTCGCCCGGGCAAACCGATTTTGGCCGCCGTGTCGGAACAGGGGAAGCTGATTGTCGGACTGCCCGGCAACCCCGTCAGTGCCACAATGGGATGTCGGCGATTCGTTCAACCTTGGCTGTCGAAAATGGCTGGCATCGCCGATTGGACGCCGTCGCCGCCGTCGGTGCACTTACAGTCCCCGGGGACAAAGACTTTGCCGCTGCACTGGATGCGTGGTGTGCGTCTGATCGCACCGGGGCTGGCCGTCCCCGTCGTCGGTCGTGGTTCCGGTGACTTGGTCGCGTTGGGCCAGACTGACGGATTCGTTGAACTGCCGCCCGATGCTTCCGGCGAAGGTCCATGGCCGTTTTTCGGTTGGGCATGA
- a CDS encoding sensor histidine kinase has product MAPSDPQTSTDQLRSQYEELAELAGSLAHEIKNPLSIIHMNIDLLSEDLAELDGAESRRCQDRVDMVRDQCERMEALLRDFLRYARLRDIDLVPGSLNDQVIRVLKAYQAQADAGHIRIHEYLDPDLPAILLHSDSLQSALINLVKNALEAMDEGGELWARTYTTRGGVALDLIDNGCGLEDNTVMHMFEPFYSTKEGGSGLGLPTARKIIEAHGGRISVQSEIGRGTKFTLEFPVPPRLSGTAS; this is encoded by the coding sequence ATGGCCCCGTCCGATCCGCAGACCTCGACCGATCAACTGCGCAGCCAGTACGAAGAGCTTGCCGAGCTGGCCGGATCGCTGGCCCATGAAATCAAGAATCCGCTGTCGATCATCCACATGAACATCGACCTGCTAAGCGAAGACTTGGCAGAACTGGATGGCGCCGAATCCAGACGCTGCCAAGACCGTGTCGACATGGTGCGCGATCAGTGCGAGCGAATGGAGGCATTGCTGCGGGACTTTCTTCGTTACGCTCGTCTGCGCGACATCGACTTGGTCCCCGGCAGCCTGAACGACCAAGTGATCCGTGTGCTGAAGGCCTACCAAGCTCAAGCCGATGCCGGGCACATCCGCATCCACGAGTATTTGGATCCGGACCTTCCCGCCATCTTGCTGCACAGCGATTCGCTTCAATCCGCATTGATCAACTTGGTCAAAAATGCATTGGAAGCGATGGACGAAGGCGGCGAACTCTGGGCCCGCACCTACACCACTCGCGGCGGCGTCGCTTTGGATTTGATCGACAACGGATGCGGCTTGGAAGACAACACCGTCATGCACATGTTCGAACCGTTCTACAGCACCAAGGAAGGCGGCAGCGGCCTGGGACTGCCTACGGCACGGAAGATCATCGAAGCGCATGGTGGCCGAATCAGCGTGCAAAGTGAGATCGGACGGGGCACCAAGTTCACGCTGGAATTCCCCGTTCCACCACGGCTGAGCGGCACCGCTTCGTAA